The DNA window GAGCTTGCCGTTCTCGATGAAGATCTTGTTGGCGTCGTAGCCGGCGGCGAGCACGCCGGCGATGAAGATGCCGGGGACGTTGGTCTCCATCGTCGCGCGGTCGTGGGCGGGGATGCCCGTCTCCGGATCGACCGTGACGCCGAGGGCGAGGAGCATGACCGGGTCGGGCACGTAGCCCGTCATCGACAGAACCCAGTCGTTGGGCAGCACGCGGCGCGCGCCGGTGGCAATCTCCTCCACCTCCACCTCGCGGGGGCGGATGTGGACCACGCGGTGGCCCCACAGCGCGGGGATGGAGCCTTCGGAGATGCGGTTCTCGATGTCGGGCCGCACCCACGGCTTGATGCCCTTGTCCAGCGTATCAAAGAGGTGGACGAGCGTCACGCGGGCGCCCTCGCGCCAGCAGGTGAGCGCCGCGTCGGCCGCGCTGTTGCCGCCGCCGACCACCACGACGTCCTGGTCGAAGTACGGGAACGGGTCGGTGAAGTAGTAGACGACCTTCTCCATCTCCGCGCCCGGCACGTCCAGCTTGCGCGGCGTGTCGAAGTAGCCGGTCGCGATCACGACGTTGCGGGCGCGGTACGTGGCCGGAACGCCGTCACGCGTCCGCGTCCCCAGCACGAACCCGCCGTCCGCCGCAGTGATGGTTTCCACGCCCTCGTACTGCCGCACGTCCAGCCCGAAGTACGTGACGAGCTTGCGGAAGTAGCGCAGCGCCTCGCGCCGCGTGGGCTTGTCG is part of the Longimicrobiaceae bacterium genome and encodes:
- a CDS encoding YpdA family putative bacillithiol disulfide reductase; the protein is MTDRDEQVFDIAVVGAGPCGIAVGIAAQEAGLSCALFDRGAVTESVYRYPTYTTFFSGPEKLEIARVPFTTAGDKPTRREALRYFRKLVTYFGLDVRQYEGVETITAADGGFVLGTRTRDGVPATYRARNVVIATGYFDTPRKLDVPGAEMEKVVYYFTDPFPYFDQDVVVVGGGNSAADAALTCWREGARVTLVHLFDTLDKGIKPWVRPDIENRISEGSIPALWGHRVVHIRPREVEVEEIATGARRVLPNDWVLSMTGYVPDPVMLLALGVTVDPETGIPAHDRATMETNVPGIFIAGVLAAGYDANKIFIENGKLHGPLIAEAIASRRT